Proteins encoded together in one Thermophilibacter immobilis window:
- a CDS encoding 1-phosphofructokinase family hexose kinase, whose protein sequence is MIYTLTTNPAIDLNVTTGTLSTDRVNRTRDAVYTPNGKGLNVSFALGHYGVDSQILGFFGGFSGDYIVREAARRCPVRPVTIDGITRVNVFVTTPEGEYKLPNAGAAVCREKQVEMLDLLREAGDLSCLVVSGSLPPGVDAGYYDELVDVVRARGAELVLDISHPHLAELVARRPLLIKPNDEEVAAIFGVDVGDEGGALAALSELHRRGAQNVLLTLGGEGAYFSDGAHVWHASAAKVKVLSTACAGDATLASFLSVWLEDRGAVERALIRAMATGANVAMSAGLGDFSLVDDLARQVEVTRLV, encoded by the coding sequence ATGATCTACACGCTCACCACCAACCCCGCCATCGACCTGAACGTCACGACGGGCACGTTGAGCACCGATCGGGTCAACCGTACGCGTGACGCCGTCTACACGCCCAACGGCAAGGGCCTGAACGTCTCGTTCGCCCTCGGCCACTACGGCGTGGACTCGCAGATCCTGGGCTTCTTCGGGGGCTTCTCGGGTGACTACATCGTGCGCGAGGCCGCGCGTCGGTGTCCGGTGCGCCCCGTGACGATCGACGGCATCACGCGCGTCAACGTATTCGTGACTACTCCTGAGGGGGAGTACAAGCTCCCCAACGCCGGCGCCGCCGTCTGTCGCGAGAAGCAGGTGGAGATGCTCGACCTCCTGCGAGAGGCGGGTGACCTCTCGTGTCTGGTGGTGTCCGGCAGCCTGCCTCCCGGGGTCGACGCGGGCTACTACGACGAGCTGGTCGACGTCGTGCGCGCCCGCGGCGCCGAGCTCGTGCTCGACATCTCGCACCCGCACCTCGCCGAGCTGGTGGCCAGGCGCCCCCTGCTCATCAAGCCCAACGACGAGGAGGTCGCCGCCATCTTTGGCGTTGACGTAGGAGACGAGGGGGGCGCTCTGGCGGCTCTGTCAGAGCTCCATCGGCGTGGCGCCCAAAACGTGCTGCTCACCCTAGGGGGCGAGGGGGCCTACTTCTCCGACGGGGCTCACGTCTGGCATGCGAGCGCGGCCAAGGTCAAGGTCCTCTCCACGGCCTGCGCCGGAGACGCCACGCTCGCGAGCTTCCTTTCCGTGTGGCTCGAGGACCGCGGCGCCGTCGAGCGGGCCCTCATACGGGCCATGGCAACGGGTGCCAACGTCGCCATGAGCGCGGGACTGGGGGACTTTTCCCTCGTTGACGATCTCGCCCGGCAGGTCGAGGTTACGCGCCTCGTCTAA